Proteins found in one Kwoniella bestiolae CBS 10118 chromosome 1, complete sequence genomic segment:
- a CDS encoding TIGR01458 family HAD hydrolase, protein MSKNPLKLKALLIDLNGTLHLGSEPTKGAVQAIEKLRRCRIPFIFCSNSTKESSSQLLSKLGEMGFKAEKEELMTSLSACKQLVEEKGFRRPFLIMSESAKSEFTSLPSPTSEESYDSVILGLDSPSLSYDNLNKAFRILKNEPISDSHQPSNSDKKAVLIAPHKASFQQSPPTSSLPAGLSLGIGPFVHLLEEATGEGALIVGKPTKSFFELAIQRLGRNYGIDTRSLEKGEIAVVGDDTTNDLGDGARELGLKRILVRTGKYRPESEETEYPPDKVYENFADFIDDLV, encoded by the exons ATGTCCAA AAACccgctcaagctcaaggcTCTGCTTATCGACCTCAATGGGACATTACACTTGGGCTCGGAACCTACCAAGGGGGCTGTCCAGGCTATTGAGAAATTGAGGAGATGTAGGATACCGTTTATATTCTG CTCAAACTCAACGAAGGAGTCTTCTTCCCAGCTGCTCTCCAAGCTCGGGGAGATGGGATtcaaagctgagaaagaggaattgaTGACTAGTCTGAGCGCTTGTAAGCAGCTGGTAGAGGAAAAGGGGTTTAG ACGCCCTTTCCTTATAATGTCCGAATCAGCCAAATCCGAattcacctctctcccctcccccactTCAGAAGAGTCGTACGACTCGGTGATACTAGGCTTGGATTCACCGTCACTATCGTACGATAATCTCAACAAAGCCTTCCGTATACTCAAGAACGAACCCATATCCGACTCCCACCAGCCGAGCAACAGCGATAAGAAAGCAGTATTGATAGCACCGCATAAAGCTTCATTCCAGCAATCTCCCCCtacctcatcccttccagcAGGACTATCACTTGGGATTGGACCGTTCGTTCATCTGTTGGAAGAGGCCACGGGGGAAGGGGCATTGATAGTTGGGAAACCCACCAAAAGCTTCTTCGAACTTGCTATTCAGCGGTTGGGGCGGAATTACGGGATCGATACGCGTAGTctggagaagggggagataGCTGTGGTGGGGGATGATACTACTAATGATTTGGGAGATGGTGCGAGGGAGTTGGGTTTGAAGCGGATATTAG TACGAACAGGTAAATATCGTCCGGAGAGTGAAGAGACGGAATATCCCCCTGATAAAGTCTATGAGAATTTTGCAGATTTCATAGATGATTTGGTATAG
- a CDS encoding thioredoxin, translated as MLTSALRPARPLAKAGSSIRPVIASRSFHASRIARDHFLDANEEAFNKRALDEANTKPVLVDFYAEWCQPCRVLTPLLKSHTGPETEYDLMTVNVDDYPELAAKFKVSALPTVVAFKNGAVKNKFVGFRGDADIKKFLGML; from the exons ATGTTGACCTCTGCTCTCCGACCTGCCAGGCCCTTAGCCAAAGCTGGATCTTCCATCCGCCCTGTCATCGCTTCACGATCCTTCCATGCGTCTAGGATAGCAAGGGATCATTTCCTAGATGCGAACGAGGAG GCGTTCAACAAGCGAGCACTGGACGAAGCGAACACCAAGCCCGTTTTAGTTGATTTCTACGCAGA ATGGTGTCAGCCTTGTCGGGTGCTCACACCCCTGCTGAAGAGTCATACGGGGCCTGAGACAGAGTACGATCTCATGACTGTCAATGTAGATGACTATCCGGAGCTAGCAGCCAagttcaag GTTTCAGCCTTGCCTACGGTTGTAGCATTCAAGAATGGAGCAGTTAAGAATAAGTTCG TCGGTTTCAGAGGAGACGCAGATATCAAAAAGTTCCTCGGTATGCTGTAA